In one window of Vibrio sp. JC009 DNA:
- the nudF gene encoding ADP-ribose diphosphatase, translating to MKQKFTTKDVEILSKETLFKGFFEMVKYRFRHKLFEGGWSEPVERELFIRGHAAAMLPYDPVSDEVVLIEQVRVGCLEQEQPWQIEIVAGIMDADESPEELVRREAMEEAGVEVGELTKVTSYYPSAGGCSEKLDVYVGQVDASNAGGIHGLDYENEDIRVQVVSRQVAFRMIADGKIENGASIIALQWLELNYKELQSRWLK from the coding sequence ATGAAGCAAAAGTTTACAACCAAAGACGTAGAAATTCTGTCGAAAGAGACGCTTTTTAAGGGCTTTTTTGAAATGGTTAAGTACCGCTTCAGGCATAAACTGTTCGAAGGTGGCTGGAGTGAGCCGGTAGAGCGCGAATTATTTATACGCGGACACGCAGCCGCAATGCTGCCGTACGATCCTGTATCCGATGAAGTGGTTCTGATTGAGCAGGTCAGGGTCGGCTGCCTGGAGCAGGAGCAGCCGTGGCAGATAGAGATTGTTGCAGGAATTATGGATGCCGATGAGTCTCCGGAAGAGCTTGTCCGTCGCGAAGCGATGGAAGAGGCTGGCGTTGAGGTTGGAGAACTGACTAAAGTGACTAGCTACTACCCTTCAGCGGGTGGGTGCTCTGAAAAACTGGACGTATATGTAGGCCAGGTTGATGCATCAAATGCAGGTGGAATCCATGGTCTGGACTACGAGAATGAAGATATTCGTGTTCAGGTTGTTAGCCGTCAGGTCGCATTTCGTATGATTGCAGACGGTAAAATTGAGAACGGTGCCTCAATTATTGCGTTGCAATGGTTGGAGCTGAATTATAAAGAACTACAATCCCGATGGCTGAAATAA
- the hldE gene encoding bifunctional D-glycero-beta-D-manno-heptose-7-phosphate kinase/D-glycero-beta-D-manno-heptose 1-phosphate adenylyltransferase HldE: MKPSLPEYENAGVLIIGDVMLDRYWYGPTGRISPEAPVPVVKVEENEERPGGAANVAMNIAALGGKANIIGLVGEDEPAKVLTNTLTSLKVNCDFVALPDYPTITKLRVMSRGQQLIRLDFEDKFENTDAELILSRMDKVLPEIKSVVLSDYAKGGLEHVQVMIQKARAAGVPVFIDPKGADFERYRGATLLTPNMAEFELVAGKIKDEEELVQKGLELIDTYDFEALLVTRSENGMTLLRKGEKPFHLPTQAKEVYDVTGAGDTVISVLAASVAAGKPLDQACALANAAAGVVVGKLGTSTVSEVELAEAVHGGQDTDYGIISEPALIEAVKKARAKGEKVVMTNGCFDILHAGHVSYLNHAAELGDRLIVAVNTDESVKMLKGPGRPVNPTDRRMAVLAGLGAVDWVVPFNEETPQRLISEVLPSLLVKGGDYKPEEIAGGEEVIAAGGEVRVLNFEEGVSTTEIINTIKGGKG; the protein is encoded by the coding sequence ATGAAACCGAGCCTACCTGAATATGAAAATGCAGGTGTATTAATTATTGGTGATGTGATGCTGGACAGATACTGGTATGGCCCGACGGGGCGTATCTCTCCAGAAGCTCCGGTTCCTGTTGTTAAAGTAGAAGAGAATGAAGAACGTCCGGGTGGTGCTGCAAACGTAGCAATGAACATAGCTGCACTGGGCGGAAAGGCAAATATCATTGGTCTGGTTGGTGAAGATGAGCCGGCAAAAGTTCTGACTAACACACTGACTTCTTTAAAAGTTAACTGTGACTTTGTCGCCCTACCGGACTACCCGACAATAACAAAGCTAAGAGTGATGAGCCGCGGACAGCAGCTTATCCGTCTGGACTTTGAAGATAAGTTTGAGAATACCGATGCAGAGCTGATTTTATCCCGTATGGATAAGGTTCTGCCTGAAATTAAATCCGTCGTGCTGTCGGATTATGCCAAAGGTGGCCTGGAGCATGTTCAGGTGATGATTCAGAAGGCTCGTGCTGCAGGTGTTCCTGTATTTATCGACCCGAAAGGCGCTGACTTTGAGCGCTACCGTGGTGCCACGCTTCTGACGCCAAATATGGCGGAATTTGAACTGGTCGCTGGTAAGATTAAAGATGAAGAGGAGCTGGTTCAGAAAGGTCTTGAGCTGATCGATACCTATGACTTTGAAGCTCTGCTTGTCACCCGAAGTGAGAACGGTATGACTCTTCTTCGCAAGGGAGAGAAGCCTTTCCACCTGCCTACGCAGGCGAAAGAGGTTTACGATGTGACTGGTGCCGGTGATACGGTTATCTCTGTTCTGGCGGCTTCAGTAGCGGCAGGAAAGCCACTTGACCAGGCTTGTGCTCTTGCAAATGCAGCGGCTGGTGTTGTCGTTGGTAAACTGGGTACTTCCACCGTATCTGAGGTTGAGCTTGCTGAAGCGGTTCATGGTGGTCAGGACACTGATTACGGAATTATCTCAGAGCCTGCTTTGATTGAAGCGGTGAAGAAAGCCAGAGCCAAAGGCGAGAAAGTAGTAATGACCAACGGTTGTTTCGACATCCTCCACGCCGGACATGTTTCTTATCTGAACCACGCCGCTGAGCTTGGTGACCGTCTGATTGTTGCAGTTAACACTGACGAGTCAGTAAAAATGCTTAAAGGCCCCGGACGCCCGGTAAACCCGACAGACCGCCGCATGGCTGTTCTGGCTGGTTTAGGTGCCGTTGACTGGGTTGTACCTTTCAACGAAGAGACACCACAGCGTTTAATCTCAGAAGTACTACCAAGCCTTTTAGTTAAAGGTGGCGACTACAAACCGGAAGAAATCGCCGGCGGCGAAGAAGTGATCGCAGCGGGTGGTGAAGTACGGGTACTAAACTTTGAGGAAGGGGTTTCTACTACGGAAATTATTAATACGATTAAGGGTGGGAAAGGTTAG
- the yqiA gene encoding esterase YqiA yields MSKPALLLYIHGFNSSPLSHKANVMKEYCAEHRPDIKVVVPQMPCFPSDARTLLLELIEKYKDDYQIGLVGSSLGGYFSIWLNHLYGFKAVVVNPAVRPYELLKDYLGEQENPYTGEKYLLEDIHVEQLRALDVETIQNCDDFWLLQQEGDEVLDFRQAVEKLQECRQTVEPDGDHSFIGFERYSEEIVSFLKL; encoded by the coding sequence ATGAGCAAGCCAGCATTACTACTTTATATTCATGGCTTTAACAGTTCTCCCTTATCGCACAAAGCGAATGTAATGAAGGAGTACTGTGCAGAGCACCGTCCGGATATCAAGGTTGTGGTTCCTCAGATGCCTTGCTTTCCGTCTGATGCCAGGACTCTTCTTCTGGAGCTTATTGAGAAATATAAGGATGACTATCAGATAGGTTTGGTTGGCAGTTCTCTGGGCGGCTACTTCTCTATCTGGCTGAATCACCTGTATGGTTTTAAAGCGGTTGTAGTGAATCCTGCCGTTAGGCCCTATGAGCTTCTGAAGGATTACCTTGGTGAGCAGGAAAATCCATACACAGGTGAAAAGTATCTGCTGGAAGATATCCACGTTGAGCAGCTAAGAGCACTGGACGTAGAAACCATCCAAAACTGTGATGACTTCTGGTTGCTCCAGCAGGAAGGCGACGAAGTACTGGATTTCCGTCAGGCGGTAGAGAAGCTTCAGGAATGTAGACAGACCGTTGAGCCTGATGGTGACCATAGTTTTATTGGCTTTGAACGTTACTCT
- the cpdA gene encoding 3',5'-cyclic-AMP phosphodiesterase has translation MKLSTTSERNSIKLLQLTDTHLFSIQDGCLLSVNTLDSFRAVVSEVKNRNTEFDAILATGDISQDHTAKSYCRFEQEISCLEKPCLWLPGNHDFKPNMKSVLPSDQIFSEPHVLAGDFWQIISLDSQVAGVPHGRLNGQQLALLDEKLAKHPERHTLILLHHHPVLVGSAWLDQHTLYHAESFWEVVKKHNNVRAAVCGHVHQAFDEKHHGVRVITTPSTCVQFKPDSQDFALDAQSPGWRTFELFEDGTLKAQVHRLEGSEFFPDFNAGGY, from the coding sequence GTGAAATTATCAACAACCTCAGAAAGAAATAGTATAAAACTATTGCAGCTGACAGATACTCACCTGTTTTCCATACAGGACGGGTGCCTGTTGAGTGTGAATACTTTAGATAGTTTTCGTGCTGTTGTGAGTGAGGTTAAAAACAGAAATACAGAATTTGACGCAATATTGGCGACCGGTGATATCTCTCAGGATCACACCGCTAAGTCCTATTGCCGGTTTGAGCAGGAGATCTCTTGTTTAGAGAAGCCGTGCCTGTGGCTGCCGGGAAATCACGACTTTAAGCCCAATATGAAAAGCGTTCTACCATCGGATCAGATTTTCTCTGAGCCACATGTTCTGGCCGGAGATTTCTGGCAGATCATCTCGCTGGACAGTCAGGTAGCAGGCGTTCCTCATGGCCGTCTGAACGGACAACAACTTGCTCTTCTGGATGAAAAGTTAGCAAAGCACCCGGAACGTCACACACTAATCTTGCTGCACCACCATCCTGTGCTGGTTGGCAGTGCCTGGCTTGATCAGCATACGCTTTATCATGCAGAAAGCTTCTGGGAAGTGGTTAAGAAGCATAATAATGTCCGGGCTGCCGTTTGCGGGCATGTTCACCAGGCCTTTGATGAAAAACATCATGGCGTACGTGTTATCACTACCCCTTCAACCTGTGTTCAGTTTAAACCTGATTCGCAGGACTTTGCTCTGGATGCGCAGTCTCCGGGCTGGAGAACATTCGAGCTGTTTGAAGACGGAACACTGAAAGCTCAGGTGCACAGGCTGGAAGGTAGCGAGTTCTTCCCTGATTTCAATGCTGGTGGTTACTAA
- the tolC gene encoding outer membrane channel protein TolC — protein sequence MKKMLPLMISMTLGSVSTFATADDLAQIYDLAKENDPTLLRSAAERDAAFEAIEQSRSTFLPQVNLTASYDINRTDYSSESVSTDNNSFTAGIGFTQELYKRSSWLNLDQSEKSARQADAAYAAEQQSLILRVATAYFEVLRAQDSLEFVRAEKAAVARQLEQTKQRFEVGLSAITDVHDAQAQFDSVLASEVVSENSLINSYESLREITGQEHTDLNILDTESFSAARLSETPEALLEQAQTQNLTLLSARISQDIARDNIELASSGRLPSLTLDGSYGLLDRTDESGNNTDVDYNSFNLGLNFSMPLYTGGNINSQVKQAQFNYVAVSESLEASYRGVVTTVRSSYNNVNASIGTIKAYEQSVISAKSALEATEAGFDVGTRTIVDVLDSTRSLYDANRNLSNARYDYLISILNLRQAVGTLSEQDVMDINAGLKAQG from the coding sequence ATGAAAAAAATGCTTCCACTAATGATCAGCATGACTCTAGGTAGTGTATCTACTTTCGCAACTGCTGATGATTTAGCTCAGATTTACGATCTTGCAAAAGAAAACGATCCAACTCTTCTTCGTTCTGCAGCAGAGCGTGATGCTGCGTTTGAAGCCATTGAACAAAGCCGCAGTACTTTTCTGCCGCAGGTTAACTTAACGGCAAGTTATGATATTAACCGCACCGATTATAGCAGTGAGTCAGTATCAACAGATAACAATTCCTTCACTGCAGGTATCGGGTTTACTCAGGAGCTGTACAAACGCTCAAGCTGGCTTAACCTTGATCAGTCAGAGAAAAGTGCTCGCCAGGCTGATGCCGCTTATGCCGCAGAACAGCAAAGCCTGATCCTTCGGGTTGCAACTGCCTACTTCGAAGTGCTGAGAGCTCAGGACAGCCTTGAGTTTGTTCGCGCTGAAAAAGCAGCCGTTGCCCGTCAGCTTGAGCAGACAAAGCAACGCTTCGAGGTTGGTCTTTCAGCAATAACTGACGTACACGATGCCCAGGCTCAGTTCGATAGCGTACTGGCAAGCGAAGTCGTCAGTGAAAACTCTCTTATCAACAGCTATGAGTCTCTGCGTGAAATCACAGGTCAGGAGCATACCGACCTGAATATTCTGGATACAGAAAGTTTCAGCGCGGCACGTCTTTCAGAAACGCCGGAAGCGCTGCTTGAGCAAGCACAGACGCAAAACCTGACCCTTCTTTCTGCCCGAATTTCTCAGGACATTGCGCGTGACAATATTGAGCTGGCAAGCTCTGGCCGACTTCCTTCTCTGACCCTTGACGGCTCATACGGCCTTCTGGACAGAACAGATGAAAGTGGCAACAACACGGATGTCGATTACAACTCTTTCAACCTCGGTCTGAACTTCTCAATGCCTCTGTATACCGGCGGTAATATCAACTCACAGGTAAAACAGGCTCAGTTCAACTATGTTGCGGTAAGTGAAAGTCTTGAAGCCAGTTACCGTGGTGTTGTAACAACAGTTCGCAGCTCTTACAACAACGTAAACGCAAGCATCGGCACAATCAAAGCTTACGAGCAGTCTGTAATCTCAGCAAAATCAGCACTTGAAGCAACGGAAGCAGGCTTTGATGTGGGTACTCGTACCATCGTTGACGTACTGGACTCAACCCGTAGCCTTTACGACGCAAACCGTAACCTTTCAAATGCACGCTACGACTATCTGATCAGCATTCTGAACCTTCGTCAGGCGGTTGGTACGCTTAGCGAGCAGGATGTTATGGATATTAATGCGGGGTTGAAGGCGCAGGGGTAA
- a CDS encoding DUF1249 family protein: protein MAEISTGKPYHVDLAELMRVYETNYAKLNALLPTRPSVGDVRSYQVASMAYQLEVSEITKYTTVIDVSQCNEQPVFPLPKMTVRLYHDARVAEVCASEQISRVKARYDYPNDKMMQKDEKFQLNQFLSDWLTFCLRHGISRAPVF from the coding sequence ATGGCTGAAATAAGTACTGGCAAACCGTATCACGTTGATCTCGCAGAACTAATGCGTGTATACGAAACAAATTATGCGAAACTCAATGCTTTGCTACCGACCAGGCCAAGTGTCGGGGATGTGCGTTCATACCAGGTTGCCAGTATGGCTTATCAATTAGAAGTGAGTGAAATCACAAAATACACAACAGTAATTGATGTTAGCCAATGTAATGAGCAGCCTGTTTTTCCATTGCCTAAAATGACAGTAAGGCTTTATCACGATGCGCGGGTAGCTGAAGTGTGTGCGAGCGAACAGATCTCAAGAGTAAAAGCTCGCTATGACTATCCAAATGACAAAATGATGCAAAAAGATGAGAAATTTCAGTTGAACCAGTTTTTAAGTGACTGGCTGACATTTTGTCTGAGACATGGGATTAGTCGCGCCCCCGTATTTTGA
- the glnE gene encoding bifunctional [glutamate--ammonia ligase]-adenylyl-L-tyrosine phosphorylase/[glutamate--ammonia-ligase] adenylyltransferase — protein sequence MQPISEQLQLEADKAYERFSDTIKEAIQQWPESVKQDLFRVLALSEFVQDSLLRDEELCAKLPQLLEKSDRACGYREELKEKLFQCSDENQGHKVLRQFRRQEMTIIAWRDFLNSWTLEESLSHVSLLAEAMIFEAYEWQYDACCKEWGTPCNAEGEAQPMLIIGMGKLGGGELNFSSDIDLIFTYAENGETQGARRSIANAQFFTRLGQRIIKALDQQTVDGFCYRVDLRLRPFGDSGPLVMSFAALEDYYQEQGRDWERYAMVKARVMGREMYPRYQELRQMLRPFVFRRYIDFSAIQALRRMKSMISSEVRRRGLTNNIKLGAGGIREVEFIAQVFQLVRGGREPSLRKRGLLETLDAIKELGLLGAEEVDDLESAYRYLRRLENLIQAMADKQTQTLPDNDAEREKLAVAMDEVSWDALLSQTQGHMARVHAVFEDLIGEEEEESAPVEKHFSELWDMVDKDEVIEHVLQEDLNVADVEGDAATIRQFKSDTAKKTLGPRGREVLNRLMPKIFQAIYAHQDAKYGLPRVLHLLHKILTRTTYLELLDEHPAALKQLVRLCTASPMLSEQLGRYPILLDELLDPQHLYNPVPLSSYKSELRDYLARIPEDDMEQQMEALRQFKQTCILRIAAADIAGVLPVMKVSDHLTYLAEAIVDAVVHQAWLQLSEKYGEPTHLKDRDGKGFAVIGYGKVGGWELGYNSDLDIVFMHDCPVHVYTDGKKEIDGRQFYLRLAQRIIHIFSSRTASGILYEVDTRLRPSGASGLLVSPTDAFEEYQHNEAWTWEHQALTRTRVIFGDEPLVSAFDDIRKRVLCRERDQEALKKEVTGMREKMREHLGGKKSGRFMLKQDPGGITDIEFIAQYLVLNYSAKHPELTRWSDNVRVFESLMQQGIISDSEAKELTDSYTSLRDEIHHRNLLNQDADVDESRFADERDCVRKNWEKWLGETV from the coding sequence ATGCAACCCATCAGTGAGCAGCTTCAGCTTGAAGCTGACAAAGCTTATGAGCGATTTTCAGACACCATCAAAGAGGCGATTCAGCAGTGGCCTGAGTCAGTAAAACAGGACCTGTTCCGTGTGCTGGCTTTAAGTGAGTTTGTGCAGGATTCTCTGCTGCGCGATGAAGAGCTATGCGCGAAGCTGCCGCAATTACTGGAAAAGAGCGACAGAGCCTGTGGCTACCGGGAGGAGTTAAAAGAGAAGCTTTTTCAGTGCAGCGATGAAAATCAGGGACATAAGGTACTCCGCCAGTTCAGAAGACAGGAGATGACCATTATTGCCTGGCGTGACTTTTTAAACAGCTGGACGCTGGAAGAGAGCCTGAGTCATGTTTCCCTGCTTGCTGAAGCCATGATCTTTGAAGCCTATGAATGGCAGTATGATGCCTGCTGTAAGGAGTGGGGAACACCTTGCAATGCAGAGGGTGAAGCTCAGCCAATGCTTATCATCGGTATGGGGAAACTGGGTGGCGGTGAGCTTAACTTTTCTTCGGATATCGACCTTATCTTTACCTATGCAGAAAATGGTGAAACGCAGGGGGCACGCAGAAGTATTGCCAATGCCCAGTTCTTTACCCGCTTAGGTCAGAGAATCATTAAGGCGCTGGACCAGCAGACGGTAGACGGCTTCTGCTACCGGGTTGATCTTCGCTTACGTCCTTTTGGTGACAGTGGCCCTCTGGTGATGAGCTTTGCCGCCCTTGAAGATTATTATCAGGAGCAGGGGCGTGACTGGGAACGCTACGCCATGGTGAAAGCCCGGGTGATGGGCAGGGAGATGTATCCCCGCTACCAGGAGCTGAGACAAATGCTCCGGCCGTTTGTGTTCCGCCGTTATATCGATTTCAGTGCGATTCAGGCCCTGCGGCGCATGAAGTCCATGATCTCCAGTGAGGTAAGGCGCAGAGGGCTGACAAACAATATCAAGCTGGGTGCCGGTGGCATCCGGGAAGTGGAGTTTATCGCTCAGGTATTTCAGCTTGTGCGTGGCGGGCGTGAACCGAGCCTGCGCAAGCGGGGTTTGCTGGAAACGCTTGACGCTATCAAAGAACTTGGCCTTCTTGGGGCGGAAGAAGTGGATGATCTGGAGTCCGCTTACCGTTACCTGAGACGACTTGAAAACCTGATCCAGGCTATGGCAGACAAGCAGACTCAAACTCTGCCTGACAATGATGCCGAACGAGAAAAACTGGCTGTTGCGATGGATGAAGTTTCCTGGGACGCACTGTTGAGTCAGACTCAGGGGCATATGGCCAGAGTCCATGCTGTGTTTGAGGATCTGATTGGAGAAGAGGAAGAAGAGTCCGCGCCGGTAGAAAAGCACTTTTCCGAGTTGTGGGATATGGTCGATAAAGATGAGGTTATCGAACATGTGCTGCAGGAAGATCTGAATGTTGCTGATGTTGAAGGCGATGCGGCAACAATCCGTCAGTTTAAATCTGATACAGCAAAGAAAACCCTTGGCCCTCGCGGCCGGGAGGTGCTTAACAGACTGATGCCTAAGATTTTTCAGGCAATCTATGCGCATCAGGATGCCAAATATGGCCTGCCAAGAGTGCTGCATCTTCTGCATAAGATTCTGACCAGAACCACTTATCTGGAATTGCTTGATGAACACCCGGCGGCATTAAAGCAGCTGGTTCGCCTCTGCACCGCAAGCCCGATGCTTTCAGAGCAATTAGGAAGATATCCTATATTGCTTGATGAGCTGCTGGACCCGCAACATCTGTACAATCCGGTGCCTCTCTCTTCTTATAAGAGTGAGCTCAGAGACTATCTCGCCCGTATTCCGGAAGATGATATGGAGCAGCAGATGGAAGCGCTCAGGCAGTTTAAGCAGACTTGTATTCTGCGTATTGCTGCAGCAGATATCGCAGGCGTCCTGCCGGTCATGAAAGTGAGTGATCACTTAACTTATCTGGCTGAGGCGATTGTTGATGCTGTGGTACATCAGGCGTGGCTGCAGCTTTCTGAGAAATATGGTGAACCCACTCACCTGAAAGACAGAGACGGAAAAGGTTTTGCTGTTATTGGTTACGGCAAGGTTGGCGGCTGGGAGCTTGGCTACAATTCCGACCTGGATATTGTCTTTATGCATGACTGCCCGGTACACGTCTACACCGACGGCAAAAAGGAGATTGACGGACGTCAGTTTTATCTGCGCCTTGCTCAGAGAATTATTCATATTTTCTCATCCAGAACAGCGTCAGGTATTTTGTATGAAGTGGATACCCGCTTAAGACCTTCCGGTGCATCCGGATTGCTGGTGAGCCCGACGGATGCGTTTGAGGAGTATCAGCACAATGAAGCCTGGACATGGGAACATCAGGCCCTGACCCGGACCCGGGTTATCTTTGGTGATGAGCCACTGGTTAGCGCTTTTGATGATATCCGTAAGCGTGTTCTGTGCCGCGAACGGGATCAGGAAGCCCTGAAAAAAGAAGTAACCGGGATGCGCGAAAAAATGCGTGAGCATCTTGGTGGTAAAAAATCCGGCCGCTTTATGCTCAAACAAGACCCCGGAGGTATCACAGATATTGAATTTATTGCTCAGTATCTTGTCCTTAACTACAGCGCTAAGCATCCGGAACTCACTCGCTGGTCAGATAATGTCAGGGTTTTCGAATCACTGATGCAGCAGGGGATTATTTCTGATTCTGAAGCTAAGGAACTGACGGATTCTTATACAAGTTTGCGCGATGAGATTCACCACCGCAATTTGTTAAATCAGGATGCAGATGTGGATGAGTCGAGATTTGCAGATGAACGCGACTGTGTACGTAAAAACTGGGAAAAATGGCTGGGCGAAACGGTTTAG